The Helianthus annuus cultivar XRQ/B chromosome 16, HanXRQr2.0-SUNRISE, whole genome shotgun sequence genome includes a window with the following:
- the LOC118488488 gene encoding uncharacterized protein LOC118488488, whose amino-acid sequence MFTISFRYLIAIKHYNVSYEIWGVTRKHGVLHQEQELDEDEDVAVEENPVNENVAEPERERKGKAKRETWTPRQEEALAKAFVHCTLNKKKGNQQKADGFWKKVLNHYNETVGGSNRTHYQVRSKWMTMQTKINTFNGLYHQADRLRPSGCDDAYVMKQALKDYKGKEKLDFAHIAAWEIVRTNQKWSPVPLLNEESSGSGLKRKSSDSGNYTRGSPKVEISSGFGIPDINEDPSPPPRRQTRKEKKDKGPSSRNEDPRDITHKFEEYKAMKKEIMEIKRIREEKYLTLADEQREALRQTMFDKDLETYNRPTENVHPAMLEITLARKRGIAKKYGCPCDF is encoded by the exons ATGTTTACCATTTCTTTTCGCTACCTCATTGCGATTAAACATTATAACGTGTCctacgaaatttggggtgttacacgaaaacacggggtgttacaccaagAACAAGAGTTAGATGAGGATGAAGATGTTGCGGTTGAAGAAAATCCCGTGAACGAAAATGTAGCCGAACcggaaagagaaagaaaaggaaaagcgAAACGGGAAACTTGGACGCCTAgacaagaagaggcgttggcaaaGGCTTTTGTTCATTGCACTTTGAATAAAAAGAAAGGCAATCAACAAAAGGCGGATGGGTTTTGGAAGAAAGTTCTAAACCACTACAATGAAACGGTCGGAGGAAGTAACCGAACCCACTACCAAGTTCGCTCAAAATGGATGACGATGCAAACAAAAATTAACACATTCAACGGTCTATATCATCAAGCG gaTCGTTTACGTCCTAGCGGGTGTGACGATGCTTATGTAATGAAGCAAGCGCTAAAGGATTACAAAGGCAAGGAAAAACTTGATTTTGCTCATATTGCGGCTTGGGAGATTGTTAGAACAAATCAAAAGTGGTCGCCGGTACCTTTGTTGAACGAAGAAAGCTCCGGCTCGGGTCTAAAAAGAAAGTCTTCGGATTCGGGAAATTATACACGAGGATCACCGAAAGTCGAAATCTCGAGCGGATTCGGTATTCCCGACATAAACGAGGATCCTTCACCACCACCAAGACGACAAACGAGAAAGGAGAAAAAGGACAAAGGGCCGTCTTCAAGAAACGAAGATCCAAGAGATATAACACACAAATTCGAAGAGTACAAGGCCATGAAAAAAGAGATAATGGAAATTAAACGTATACGAGAAGAAAAGTACTTGACCTTGGCGGATGAGCAACGAGAGGCATTGCGACAAACAATGTTCGACAAGGACTTGGAGACGTATAATCGGCCTACCGAGAATGTTCACCCTGCGATGTTGGAAATCACACTCGCTAGAAAACGTGGGATCGCAAAAAAATATGGATGCCCTtgtgatttttag
- the LOC110916264 gene encoding CBS domain-containing protein CBSCBSPB1: MSSRRSMVFTTSSRKKPSENGARRSVSSSTTPPMDLTGERTVKRLRLSKALTVPESTTVNEACRRMAARKVDAILLTNSKTLLCGILTDKDIATRVVARELDLETTPVSAVMTRNPVFVISDTLAVEALQKMVQGKFRHLPVVENGGVVSILDISKCLYDAIARMERAAEKGKAIAAAVEGVEKHWGTSTSGSNTFIESLRERLFKPSLSTIISGNPKLVTVSPSDTVLMATKTMLECHTSSAIVTVDNKPRGILTSKDILMRVIALGLPPESISVEKVMTPNPECASVDTPIVEALHTMNKGKFLHLPVVDKDGIVIAVTDVLQIIHAAVASVGSTAGIDNDAANAMMQNFWDSAMAAPPADDDSETRSESSFKVASDGGVDIGKAVYPSPSLPNTFSFKIQDRKGGMHRFMCETHSLTDLITAILQRVGGEIDRNNLPQILYEDEDKDMVILATDSDLVAAVEHAKSAGWKGLKLQLDYSGMPRSRKGSLGGGGGGGLGHVHADAWASAYSSVAAGAALVAGLGVLAFLRRAGS; this comes from the exons GGATTTGACAGGAGAGCGCACTGTGAAGCGATTGCGTCTCTCAAAAGCGTTAACGGTGCCTGAATCTACGACGGTTAATGAAGCCTGTCGTCGAATGGCTGCTAGGAAAGTTGATGCTATTTTGCTCACCAATTCGAAAACGTTACTATGTGGCATATTGACAGACaag GATATTGCAACGAGAGTTGTTGCGCGTGAGCTTGATCTTGAGACGACTCCTGTCTCGGCAGTGATGACGAGGAATCCTGTTTTTGTGATTTCGGATACTCTTGCAGTGGAAGCCTTACAGAAAATGGTGCAAG GAAAATTCCGACACTTGCCCGTTGTAGAAAATGGAGGGGTTGTTTCAATACTTGATATATCGAAATGTTTATACGATGCGATTGCGCGTATGGAGAGAGCTGCCGAAAAGGGGAAAGCCATTGCAGCTGCTGTTGAAGGTGTTGAAAAGCATTGGGGAACCTCAACATCTG GTTCCAACACATTCATCGAATCACTTCGGGAGCGACTGTTCAAGCCTTCTTTATCAACCATAATCTCAGGAAATCCAAA GCTTGTAACTGTTTCACCATCAGACACGGTGCTAATGGCAACAAAAACGATGCTCGAGTGTCATACGAGCTCTGCCATCGTAACAGTTGATAACAAACCGCGTGGAATTTTAAC CTCGAAGGATATCTTGATGCGAGTTATAGCGCTAGGTCTTCCTCCTGAATCAATCTCGGTGGAAAAG GTGATGACCCCAAATCCTGAATGCGCTAGCGTTGATACACCGATCGTTGAGGCCCTGCATACTATGAATAAAGGAAAGTTTTTACATCTTCCTGTTGTTGATAAAG ATGGGATCGTTATTGCTGTTACTGATGTACTTCAGATCATTCATGCGGCTGTAGCCTCA GTTGGAAGCACTGCAGGAATTGATAACGATGCTGCGAATGCTATGATGCAAAACTTTTGGGATTCCGCGATGGCCGCACCACCTGCGGACGATGATAGTGAAACGAGAAG TGAGAGTTCTTTCAAGGTGGCTTCTGACGGGGGAGTGGATATTGGAAAAGCTGTATATCCGTCACCCTCGTTACCGAATACGTTTTCTTTCAAGATTCAAGATAGAAAGGGTGGGATGCATAGATTTATGTGTG aAACTCATAGCTTGACGGATCTTATAACTGCCATACTTCAAAGAGTAGGTGGTGAGATAGACCGCAACAACCTTCCGCAGATTCTG TATGAAGATGAAGATAAGGATATGGTGATACTTGCAACAGATAGTGATCTTGTTGCAGCTGTAGAACATGCTAAATCAGCTGGTTGGAAG GGATTAAAGTTGCAGCTAGATTACTCTGGGATGCCTAGAAGTCGAAAGGGTTcattgggtggtggtggtggtggcggtttgGGGCATGTTCATGCAGATGCATGGGCTTCTGCTTACAGTTCGGTTGCAGCCGGAGCTGCGTTGGTTGCTGGTTTAGGTGTATTAGCTTTCTTGAGAAGAGCTGGCAGTTGA